One stretch of Streptomyces sp. NBC_00443 DNA includes these proteins:
- a CDS encoding DMT family transporter, which translates to MGYLLLAGAIAAEVAATTSMKYSDGFSRLWPSLLTALGYLVSFALLAQTLRTVSVGTAYAIWAGVGTAAIATIGILFMGEGMTVAKAAGIALIIAGVVVLNLGGAH; encoded by the coding sequence ATGGGATACCTGCTGCTCGCCGGAGCCATAGCGGCCGAGGTGGCCGCCACGACATCCATGAAGTACAGCGACGGTTTCAGCAGGCTCTGGCCGTCACTACTGACCGCCCTCGGATACCTCGTCTCCTTCGCGCTGCTCGCCCAGACCCTGAGGACCGTCTCCGTGGGCACGGCGTACGCGATCTGGGCGGGCGTCGGCACCGCGGCCATCGCCACCATCGGGATCCTGTTCATGGGGGAGGGGATGACGGTGGCCAAGGCCGCGGGTATCGCGCTGATCATCGCCGGCGTGGTGGTGCTGAACCTGGGAGGCGCGCACTGA
- a CDS encoding AbfB domain-containing protein — MPENKSRPSQDQPWENGWAPDTSRAPGTRRLWLAGGMAVATIVACATAIVVMERAPDEQTRSAPADDNTTVPGLISFASPSETPPKGKSGLSTAEATTRAPRQQDAGTPKPAPKPTESSSREAGSSAAPKPPAATTWRSVRSVNYPDHYWHVSGGYVALDPVRGSESREDSTFKQVKGLADSSCYSFATHDGAYLRHRNFVLRPERHDGSAQFKQDATFCPRDSSHSGATMLESVNYPGYFLRHRNFVVRLERFEYSSLYLADSSFRIVGGLT; from the coding sequence ATGCCAGAGAACAAGTCCCGGCCGTCTCAGGACCAACCTTGGGAGAACGGCTGGGCTCCGGACACCTCCCGGGCGCCGGGGACGCGCCGCCTGTGGCTGGCCGGCGGGATGGCGGTGGCGACGATCGTCGCGTGCGCCACGGCAATCGTCGTGATGGAGAGGGCACCTGACGAGCAGACACGCTCGGCACCGGCCGACGACAACACGACCGTCCCCGGCCTGATCTCCTTCGCCTCACCCTCGGAGACTCCCCCGAAGGGCAAGAGCGGCCTGTCGACGGCCGAGGCTACGACCAGGGCACCCCGCCAACAGGACGCCGGCACACCCAAGCCCGCGCCGAAGCCGACCGAGTCGTCGTCCCGCGAGGCCGGTTCCTCGGCCGCCCCGAAGCCCCCGGCAGCCACGACCTGGCGATCCGTCCGCTCGGTCAACTACCCCGACCATTACTGGCACGTGAGCGGCGGGTACGTGGCCCTGGACCCGGTCCGCGGCTCCGAATCCCGCGAGGATTCCACCTTCAAGCAGGTGAAGGGGCTGGCCGACAGCTCCTGCTACTCCTTCGCCACGCACGACGGCGCATACCTGCGCCACCGCAACTTCGTCCTGCGCCCCGAACGCCATGACGGCTCCGCCCAGTTCAAGCAGGACGCCACCTTCTGCCCCCGCGACTCGTCCCACTCCGGCGCGACCATGCTGGAGTCGGTCAACTACCCGGGCTACTTCCTCCGCCACAGGAACTTCGTCGTCCGTCTCGAGCGCTTCGAGTACAGCTCCCTGTACCTGGCGGACTCGTCGTTCCGGATCGTCGGCGGGCTGACCTGA
- the dapA gene encoding 4-hydroxy-tetrahydrodipicolinate synthase: MTTANASAPPFGRALCAMITPFTEAGSLDLDGAQRLADRLVTEGCDGLVLSGTTGESPTTSDAEKSDLIRAVREAVADRATVVAGVGTFDTRHTVELALAAEKAGADALLVVAPYYSKPPQDAVEAHFREIADAAGLPLALYDIPGRTGTRIEPETLIRLAEHPRIVAVKDCSFDFLGTQKVLARTELAYYAGCDEHNLALYAVGGSGYISTVANVVPSQLRAVLDAFEAGDTPVSARLQQRATPLIELMMAAGLPGAVTAKALLNELGLPAGPVRAPLRPAGREAVEGLRTAYEGLVAD, from the coding sequence ATGACGACCGCCAACGCCTCCGCCCCTCCCTTCGGCCGGGCCCTCTGCGCCATGATCACGCCCTTCACCGAGGCGGGATCCCTCGACCTCGACGGCGCCCAGCGTCTGGCCGACCGGCTGGTGACCGAGGGGTGTGACGGGCTCGTGCTCTCCGGCACGACGGGCGAGTCGCCGACCACCTCGGACGCCGAGAAGTCGGATCTGATCCGGGCCGTCCGGGAAGCGGTGGCCGACCGGGCGACGGTCGTCGCGGGCGTGGGCACCTTCGACACCCGGCACACCGTCGAACTCGCCCTGGCGGCCGAAAAGGCGGGCGCCGACGCCCTGTTGGTGGTCGCGCCGTACTACAGCAAGCCCCCGCAGGACGCCGTCGAGGCGCACTTCCGCGAGATCGCCGACGCGGCCGGACTGCCCCTCGCGCTGTACGACATTCCCGGCCGCACCGGCACCCGGATCGAGCCGGAGACGCTGATCCGACTCGCCGAACACCCCCGGATCGTCGCGGTGAAGGACTGCTCCTTCGACTTCCTCGGCACCCAGAAGGTGCTCGCCCGCACGGAGTTGGCGTACTACGCGGGCTGCGACGAGCACAACCTCGCCCTGTACGCGGTGGGCGGCTCCGGCTACATCAGCACGGTCGCGAACGTCGTACCGTCCCAGCTCCGTGCGGTCCTCGACGCGTTCGAGGCGGGCGACACCCCCGTGTCCGCCCGCCTCCAGCAACGCGCCACGCCACTCATCGAGTTGATGATGGCGGCCGGTCTGCCCGGCGCGGTCACCGCGAAGGCCCTGCTCAATGAGCTCGGCCTGCCCGCGGGCCCGGTCCGCGCACCGCTGCGGCCTGCCGGCCGCGAGGCGGTCGAGGGGCTGCGGACGGCGTACGAAGGGCTCGTCGCGGACTGA
- a CDS encoding DUF3618 domain-containing protein, which produces MTDRKAGATGGGKGAAKAAAAGKSAAAKASAGAKGPEELRSQIERTRSELGDTVAELAGKADVKGRALARAADLKDKAGAMTVQLRSSAVQAGHVVQERATRAGHVVQDRATQAGHVVQDKATHAGHTVQDRATQAGHTAQGRATHAGHVVEHSVPRPVRTVVQAGMRNPRPVLIAGAAVGAVVAAQVLRRRHNGHR; this is translated from the coding sequence ATGACGGACCGCAAGGCAGGGGCGACGGGCGGCGGGAAGGGCGCCGCCAAGGCCGCTGCCGCGGGGAAGTCCGCGGCGGCGAAGGCGAGCGCGGGGGCCAAGGGTCCCGAGGAACTGCGTAGCCAGATCGAGCGGACGCGCAGCGAACTCGGCGACACCGTGGCGGAGTTGGCCGGGAAGGCGGATGTGAAGGGCCGGGCCCTGGCGCGCGCCGCCGACCTCAAGGACAAGGCGGGTGCGATGACCGTGCAGCTGCGCAGCAGCGCGGTTCAGGCCGGGCATGTGGTGCAGGAGCGGGCCACACGCGCCGGGCACGTCGTGCAGGACCGGGCGACCCAGGCGGGACACGTCGTGCAGGACAAGGCGACGCACGCCGGGCACACGGTGCAGGACCGGGCGACCCAGGCCGGGCACACCGCCCAGGGCAGGGCGACGCACGCGGGCCATGTGGTCGAGCACAGCGTGCCGCGCCCCGTGCGCACCGTCGTCCAGGCCGGGATGCGGAATCCGCGGCCGGTGCTGATCGCCGGAGCGGCCGTGGGTGCTGTGGTCGCCGCGCAGGTGTTGCGGCGCCGGCACAACGGGCACCGCTGA
- a CDS encoding metal-sulfur cluster assembly factor encodes MSDTVEMKPASEEEVREALYDVVDPELGIDVVNLGLIYGIHIDDANIATLDMTLTSAACPLTDVIEDQAKSATDGLVNELRINWVWMPPWGPDKITDDGREQLRALGFNV; translated from the coding sequence ATGAGTGACACCGTGGAGATGAAGCCGGCCTCGGAGGAAGAGGTCCGTGAGGCGCTGTACGACGTCGTCGACCCCGAGCTGGGTATCGACGTCGTCAATCTCGGCCTCATCTACGGCATCCACATCGACGACGCGAACATCGCGACGCTCGACATGACGCTGACCTCGGCGGCGTGTCCGCTGACGGACGTCATCGAGGACCAGGCCAAGTCCGCCACGGACGGCCTCGTCAACGAGCTGCGCATCAACTGGGTCTGGATGCCGCCGTGGGGGCCGGACAAGATCACCGACGATGGGCGGGAGCAGCTTCGGGCGCTCGGGTTCAACGTCTGA
- a CDS encoding endo alpha-1,4 polygalactosaminidase, whose translation MAHRAPRILRRALAAAALCGALAVAAGGCTSSDGGDADEPGRSTAPTAPGTAGTGKVVLPEPGVGFDYQIGGAYRPPTGVRAISRDRAAKSAPGVYNICYVNAFQAQPDTEDWWEDRHPDLLLRDADDSLVVDRDWDEAVLDISTAAKRQRLADVVGEWIDGCAAAGFQAVEADNLDSHERSDGLLTADDNVAFGKLIAARAHAAGLAIGQKNAAELAGQGRGIGFDFAVAEECGQYDECDAYADAYDDRVFDIEYRQDGLAAACAEWGDKLSVVLRDLDVVPAGEEAYRRRTC comes from the coding sequence ATGGCCCACCGCGCCCCCCGTATCCTCCGCCGTGCGCTCGCGGCCGCAGCTCTGTGCGGTGCGCTCGCCGTGGCCGCGGGCGGATGTACGTCGTCCGACGGTGGGGACGCCGACGAGCCGGGCCGCTCCACCGCCCCGACGGCCCCCGGCACGGCCGGTACGGGCAAGGTGGTCCTGCCCGAGCCGGGGGTCGGCTTCGACTACCAGATCGGCGGGGCCTACCGGCCGCCCACCGGCGTACGCGCAATCTCCCGCGACCGCGCGGCGAAGTCGGCGCCGGGGGTCTACAACATCTGCTACGTCAACGCCTTCCAGGCCCAGCCGGACACCGAGGACTGGTGGGAGGACCGCCATCCCGACCTGCTCCTGCGCGACGCCGACGACTCGCTGGTCGTCGACCGGGACTGGGACGAGGCCGTCCTGGACATCTCGACAGCCGCCAAGCGCCAGCGGCTCGCCGACGTCGTGGGGGAGTGGATCGACGGCTGTGCCGCCGCCGGGTTCCAGGCGGTCGAGGCCGACAACCTCGACTCGCACGAACGGTCCGACGGTCTGCTGACCGCCGACGACAACGTGGCCTTCGGTAAGTTGATCGCCGCCCGGGCCCACGCCGCCGGGCTGGCGATCGGCCAGAAGAACGCCGCCGAACTGGCCGGACAGGGCCGCGGCATCGGCTTCGACTTCGCGGTGGCCGAGGAGTGCGGACAGTACGACGAGTGCGATGCCTACGCGGACGCGTACGACGACCGCGTCTTCGACATCGAGTACCGGCAGGACGGCCTCGCCGCCGCGTGTGCGGAGTGGGGCGACAAGCTGTCGGTGGTCCTGCGCGACCTGGACGTCGTCCCCGCGGGGGAGGAGGCGTACCGCCGCCGTACCTGCTGA
- a CDS encoding SRPBCC family protein gives MSKEFEIVREFEVDASPEEVWEAVTQGTGAYLWPMDPPEPRVGGAAAFGSTVTAWDPPNHLTVRSEDVGFPTQSVNQLEHVIEARDGGRRAWVRYVHSGIFTDDWDNQYDGAAKHTDFYLHTLREYLTHFAPRPVTFAQLEGPEASQAPDAFAVVGPALGLGSGDAQGGRVTVRGPEAFDAVLDYRDPYFIGLRTDTALIRVFGRNHWGAPVGISVHDFAPDADAKATESAWQDWLNGVFSQS, from the coding sequence ATGTCCAAGGAATTCGAGATCGTCCGTGAGTTCGAGGTCGACGCCTCTCCGGAGGAGGTGTGGGAGGCCGTCACGCAGGGGACCGGAGCCTATCTGTGGCCGATGGATCCCCCCGAGCCGCGGGTCGGCGGCGCCGCGGCCTTCGGCTCCACGGTCACCGCCTGGGATCCGCCGAACCACCTCACCGTCCGCAGCGAGGACGTCGGATTCCCGACCCAGTCGGTCAACCAGCTGGAGCACGTCATCGAGGCGCGCGACGGGGGCAGGCGCGCCTGGGTGCGCTATGTGCACAGCGGCATCTTCACCGACGACTGGGACAACCAGTACGACGGCGCCGCCAAGCACACCGACTTCTATCTGCACACCCTGCGCGAGTACCTGACGCACTTCGCGCCCCGCCCGGTGACCTTCGCCCAGCTGGAAGGCCCGGAGGCGAGCCAGGCGCCCGACGCCTTCGCCGTCGTCGGACCGGCGCTCGGGCTCGGGAGCGGCGACGCCCAGGGCGGGCGGGTGACCGTGCGAGGGCCGGAGGCCTTCGACGCCGTACTCGACTACCGCGACCCGTACTTCATCGGGCTGCGCACGGACACCGCCCTCATCCGTGTCTTCGGACGCAACCACTGGGGTGCCCCGGTCGGCATCAGCGTCCACGACTTCGCCCCGGACGCCGACGCCAAGGCGACCGAGTCCGCATGGCAGGACTGGCTGAACGGCGTGTTCAGCCAGTCCTGA
- a CDS encoding antibiotic biosynthesis monooxygenase, producing MTRRTDAHPDLTRAEIGAPFFSTWRVGTPLRQQQTVEAIAGTWARRPWPADGLLGYHVYTGHDAATLLHYSQWRGEQAYEAFVKTHRQERNDEIDTAVPGIERLGLGRYRHYRSGTREGDTRVPGCIVIVDIEFEGPDPDRQRAWVDAVFEALESEPKPHPGGISAHFHLSTDGTRVLNYAEWESATAHIDALAAPGDGIGSASELWHRVQTWPGLKSSTVSRYDHALGLVPD from the coding sequence ATGACCCGTCGCACCGACGCCCACCCCGACCTCACCCGCGCCGAGATCGGCGCCCCCTTCTTCAGTACCTGGCGGGTCGGCACCCCCTTGCGACAGCAGCAGACCGTGGAGGCGATCGCCGGCACCTGGGCGCGCCGCCCCTGGCCCGCCGACGGCCTGCTCGGCTACCACGTCTACACCGGGCACGACGCCGCCACCCTCCTGCACTACTCGCAGTGGCGCGGCGAGCAGGCCTACGAGGCCTTCGTGAAGACCCACCGCCAGGAGCGCAACGACGAGATCGACACGGCCGTACCGGGCATCGAGCGGCTCGGACTCGGCCGGTACCGGCACTACCGCAGCGGCACGCGCGAGGGTGACACCCGCGTCCCCGGCTGCATCGTGATCGTCGACATCGAGTTCGAGGGCCCCGACCCCGACCGGCAGCGCGCCTGGGTCGACGCCGTCTTCGAGGCGCTGGAGAGCGAGCCGAAGCCCCATCCCGGGGGCATCTCCGCCCACTTCCACCTGAGCACCGACGGCACCCGTGTCCTGAACTACGCCGAGTGGGAGAGCGCGACCGCCCACATCGACGCCCTCGCCGCCCCGGGCGACGGCATCGGGTCGGCGTCCGAGCTGTGGCACCGCGTCCAGACCTGGCCGGGGCTGAAGAGCAGCACGGTCAGCCGGTACGACCACGCCCTCGGCCTCGTTCCCGACTGA
- a CDS encoding TetR/AcrR family transcriptional regulator: MPRRYDPERRQRIIDAAIRVVGEKGIAGLSHRTAAAEADVPLGSTTYHFKTLDDLLVAALRQANEGFAKVIASRGGLADPDTDLAAELAGWMGEWLAGDRTGVELEYELYLAALRRPALRPVAAEWAQDLADRLSRCTDAVTARALVALMDGICLQVLLTEVPYDEGYACEVLRRVIPGRVG, translated from the coding sequence ATGCCCCGGCGCTACGACCCCGAGCGGCGCCAGCGGATCATCGACGCGGCGATCCGGGTCGTCGGGGAGAAGGGCATCGCGGGGCTGAGCCACCGCACCGCCGCCGCCGAGGCGGATGTGCCGCTCGGCTCCACGACGTACCACTTCAAGACCCTCGACGATCTGCTGGTCGCGGCTCTTCGCCAGGCCAACGAGGGCTTCGCCAAGGTGATCGCCTCGCGTGGCGGCCTGGCGGACCCGGACACCGACCTGGCCGCCGAACTCGCGGGCTGGATGGGCGAGTGGCTCGCGGGGGACCGCACGGGCGTGGAGCTGGAGTACGAGCTCTACCTCGCCGCCCTGCGCCGCCCCGCCCTGCGCCCGGTGGCCGCCGAGTGGGCGCAGGACCTCGCCGACCGACTGTCCCGGTGCACGGACGCGGTCACCGCGCGGGCGCTGGTGGCGCTGATGGACGGGATCTGCCTGCAGGTGCTGCTGACTGAGGTGCCGTATGACGAGGGGTATGCGTGTGAGGTGCTGCGGCGGGTGATTCCCGGGCGGGTCGGGTGA
- the dapD gene encoding 2,3,4,5-tetrahydropyridine-2,6-dicarboxylate N-succinyltransferase encodes MTDTTASRTTGAVAAGLATIAADGTVLDTWFPAPELVAEPGPSGSERLSAERAVELIGEGAAKAIGPDARRGVEVVAVRTVIASLDEKPIDAHDVYLRLHLLSHRLVKPHGLSLEGQFGFLANVAWTSLGPVAVDDVEKVRLNARAEGLHLQVTSIDKFPRMTDYVAPKGVRIADADRVRLGAHLSEGTTVMHEGFVNFNAGTLGTSMVEGRISAGVVVGDGSDIGGGASTMGTLSGGGNVIITIGERCLIGAEAGVGIALGDECVVEAGLYVTAGTRITMPDGQIVKARELSGASNILFRRNSVTGTVEARPNNAVWGGLNEILHSHN; translated from the coding sequence ATGACCGACACGACTGCTTCTCGTACCACCGGCGCCGTGGCAGCCGGCCTTGCCACGATCGCTGCTGACGGCACTGTTCTCGACACCTGGTTCCCCGCGCCCGAGCTCGTCGCCGAGCCCGGTCCCTCCGGCAGCGAGCGGCTGTCCGCCGAGCGGGCCGTCGAGCTGATCGGCGAAGGCGCCGCGAAGGCGATCGGGCCGGATGCACGACGGGGCGTCGAGGTCGTCGCGGTCCGCACGGTCATCGCCTCGCTCGACGAGAAGCCGATCGACGCGCACGACGTGTACCTGCGCCTGCACCTGCTCTCCCACCGCCTGGTCAAGCCGCACGGATTGAGCCTGGAGGGCCAGTTCGGCTTCCTCGCCAACGTCGCCTGGACCTCCCTCGGCCCGGTCGCCGTCGACGACGTCGAGAAGGTCCGCCTGAACGCCCGCGCCGAGGGCCTGCACCTCCAGGTCACCTCGATCGACAAGTTCCCGCGGATGACGGACTACGTCGCCCCCAAGGGCGTGCGCATCGCCGACGCCGACCGGGTCCGCCTGGGCGCGCACCTCTCCGAGGGCACCACCGTCATGCACGAGGGCTTCGTCAACTTCAACGCCGGAACCCTCGGCACCTCCATGGTCGAGGGCCGTATCTCCGCGGGCGTCGTGGTCGGCGACGGCTCGGACATCGGCGGCGGCGCGTCGACGATGGGCACCCTGTCCGGCGGCGGCAACGTGATCATCACCATCGGCGAGCGCTGCCTGATCGGCGCCGAGGCGGGCGTCGGCATCGCGCTGGGCGACGAGTGCGTCGTCGAGGCCGGCCTGTACGTCACCGCCGGCACCCGCATCACGATGCCCGACGGCCAGATCGTCAAGGCCCGCGAACTCTCCGGCGCCTCCAACATCCTCTTCCGCCGCAACTCGGTCACCGGCACGGTCGAGGCCCGCCCGAACAACGCGGTGTGGGGCGGGCTGAACGAGATCCTGCACAGCCACAACTGA
- a CDS encoding RidA family protein, whose amino-acid sequence MAITLVNPSGLVEVGAYHQVSIASGSKLVFVAGQVAWDAEGSAIGADDLAAQVEQCYLNVGTALAAAGASFDDVAKLNVHVVDWTPDMMPQLMEGITRAATKLGVTAAPPATLLGVAALDVPEHLVEIEATAVLD is encoded by the coding sequence ATGGCCATCACTCTGGTGAACCCGAGCGGACTGGTGGAGGTCGGCGCCTACCACCAGGTGTCGATCGCGAGCGGCTCGAAGCTGGTCTTCGTCGCCGGGCAGGTCGCGTGGGACGCGGAAGGCAGCGCGATCGGGGCGGACGACCTCGCCGCGCAGGTCGAGCAGTGCTACCTCAACGTCGGCACTGCCCTGGCCGCGGCCGGCGCCTCCTTCGACGACGTCGCGAAGCTGAACGTCCACGTCGTCGACTGGACCCCCGACATGATGCCCCAGCTCATGGAGGGGATCACCCGGGCGGCCACCAAGCTGGGGGTCACCGCCGCACCGCCGGCCACGCTGCTGGGCGTCGCGGCACTGGACGTGCCCGAGCACCTGGTCGAGATCGAGGCCACCGCGGTCCTCGACTGA
- a CDS encoding ArsR/SmtB family transcription factor, whose amino-acid sequence MLDVTVIEDPEAAAVSLDPTRARLLAELAAGPASAAMLAGKVGLPRQKVNYHLRALERHGLVELAGERRKGNVTERLMQATAASYVISPLALAAVQPDPDRFRDQLSARWLLALGARLVRDVGSLITGAAKARKGLATYALDGEVRFASAAERAAFIQELTAGVSALIHKYDAPDAQGGRDHRIVVAVHPTVKDQPNPALDQ is encoded by the coding sequence ATGCTGGACGTCACCGTGATCGAGGACCCCGAGGCCGCAGCCGTCTCCCTGGACCCCACAAGGGCCCGGCTGCTCGCCGAGCTGGCGGCCGGCCCCGCGTCGGCCGCCATGCTGGCCGGCAAGGTCGGGCTGCCCAGGCAGAAGGTGAACTACCACCTCAGGGCACTGGAGCGGCACGGACTGGTGGAGCTGGCCGGCGAGCGCCGCAAGGGCAACGTCACCGAGCGGCTGATGCAGGCGACCGCCGCGTCGTACGTCATCTCGCCGCTCGCGCTCGCCGCGGTGCAGCCGGACCCGGACCGCTTCCGTGACCAGCTCTCCGCCCGCTGGCTGCTCGCGCTCGGCGCCCGGCTCGTCCGGGACGTCGGCTCGCTGATCACCGGCGCCGCGAAGGCCCGGAAGGGGCTGGCGACGTACGCCCTGGACGGCGAGGTCCGCTTCGCCTCGGCGGCCGAACGGGCCGCGTTCATCCAGGAGTTGACGGCGGGCGTGAGCGCGCTGATCCACAAGTACGACGCGCCCGACGCGCAGGGCGGCCGCGATCACCGGATCGTGGTCGCCGTACACCCCACGGTCAAGGACCAGCCGAACCCCGCACTCGACCAGTAA
- a CDS encoding winged helix-turn-helix transcriptional regulator, with product MGTKQSSGSLDQADVTRADSLAREIFSDIANKWALLIIEALGEQTLRFSVLRGEVDGISHKMLTQNLRMLERNGLIERTVHPTVPPRVEYTLTEPGQALRVTIDGMCDWTHRYLGDIETSRQRFEARKP from the coding sequence ATGGGAACCAAGCAGTCCAGCGGCTCACTGGACCAGGCGGACGTGACACGCGCGGACTCCCTGGCCCGGGAGATCTTCTCGGACATAGCCAACAAATGGGCTCTGCTGATCATCGAGGCCCTGGGGGAGCAGACCCTGCGCTTCAGCGTGTTGCGTGGCGAGGTCGACGGGATCAGCCACAAGATGCTCACCCAGAACCTGCGCATGCTGGAGCGCAACGGCCTGATCGAGCGCACCGTGCACCCCACGGTGCCGCCGCGCGTCGAGTACACGCTCACCGAGCCGGGCCAGGCCCTGCGGGTGACCATCGACGGCATGTGCGACTGGACCCACCGGTACCTCGGGGACATCGAGACGTCCCGGCAGCGCTTCGAGGCGCGGAAACCGTAG
- the sufU gene encoding Fe-S cluster assembly sulfur transfer protein SufU, which translates to MKLDSMYQEVILDHYKNPHGRGLRDGDAEVHHVNPTCGDEITLRVKYDGTKIEDVSYEGQGCSISQASASVLNELLVGKDLSDAQKIQETFLELMQSKGKLEPDDAMEEVLEDAVAFAGVSKYPARVKCALLSWMAWKDATAQALGDADAERKTA; encoded by the coding sequence ATGAAGCTGGATTCGATGTACCAGGAAGTCATCCTGGACCACTACAAGAACCCGCACGGGCGGGGCTTGCGGGATGGCGACGCCGAGGTGCACCACGTCAACCCGACGTGCGGCGATGAGATCACCCTGCGCGTGAAGTACGACGGCACGAAGATCGAGGACGTCTCGTACGAGGGCCAGGGCTGTTCCATCAGCCAGGCGAGCGCGTCCGTACTGAACGAACTCCTCGTCGGCAAGGACCTCTCCGACGCGCAGAAGATCCAGGAGACCTTCCTGGAGCTGATGCAGTCCAAGGGGAAGCTGGAGCCCGACGACGCGATGGAGGAGGTTCTGGAGGACGCGGTCGCGTTCGCCGGAGTCTCCAAGTACCCCGCCCGGGTCAAGTGCGCCCTCCTGAGCTGGATGGCGTGGAAGGACGCGACGGCCCAGGCGCTGGGCGACGCCGACGCCGAAAGGAAGACGGCATGA